The Kluyveromyces marxianus DMKU3-1042 DNA, complete genome, chromosome 6 genome window below encodes:
- the SWM1 gene encoding Swm1p yields MNYLDSQTRHYHYARAQHMCWNWNDPTNEDGNRFPLPDQESVRQDAHAGLQVNVGEPNSYWDCYVDEDQWQVFQDLLMDCNGNLTRNDESEGNLFRHVIKARDLKLPLPL; encoded by the coding sequence ATGAACTATTTGGACTCACAGACAAGACACTACCACTACGCAAGGGCCCAGCACATGTGCTGGAACTGGAACGACCCCACAAACGAAGATGGAAACCGGTTTCCCTTGCCCGACCAGGAAAGCGTACGGCAGGACGCGCATGCCGGGTTGCAGGTGAACGTGGGCGAGCCCAACAGCTACTGGGACTGCTACGTGGACGAGGACCAGTGGCAGGTGTTCCAGGACTTGTTGATGGACTGCAACGGGAACCTAACGAGAAACGACGAATCCGAGGGCAACCTTTTCAGGCACGTGATCAAAGCACGTGATCTCAAATTACCCTTACCCTTGTGA